From one Marinobacter sp. LV10MA510-1 genomic stretch:
- a CDS encoding ArnT family glycosyltransferase, with translation MSKRFNVWLLILAAIMVSRFIGMALFPFADTTEPRYAEIARLMAETGDWITPWFEPGVPFWGKPPLSFWAQAAATKVFGVSEFSLRFPAWLATLAMVWLVWRLARQLWSVQVAQWSSLVFATMALTYISAGAVMTDAFLALGTTLTLVSFCLVMMGEGGRWRWLFFVGLVIGLLSKGPLALVLVGIPIVLWLLLSWREAVNNLRRLPWWRGTLMTAVLAFPWYILAELKTPGFLDYFIIGEHVRRFLDPGWAGDLYGSAHNQPKGMIWMFWLWASFPWGIVALLSLALVWFRGKRHGIVSRTLSNPGVSFLLVSALAPMLFFTLAGNTLWTYILPSLPFTAILIGRWVSECKPFWLSSVRGGLVALVPVLLTVFVGVATMGWTQLKTEKELVSYYEQVREADDSPLIYLGDLPFSARFYSGGMALEVTGDGLDDLPGTDAFQHLYVAVPQKWSSEKVVDLLPSARKVMENKRYQLLVIDGLRRDQQSVSDTNGVRSDDI, from the coding sequence ATGTCAAAGCGGTTTAACGTTTGGCTGCTGATACTGGCTGCAATAATGGTCAGTCGCTTCATCGGCATGGCGCTGTTTCCCTTTGCTGACACCACCGAGCCCCGTTACGCCGAGATTGCCCGCCTGATGGCCGAAACCGGTGACTGGATTACACCCTGGTTTGAGCCCGGCGTTCCGTTCTGGGGCAAGCCACCTTTGTCATTCTGGGCCCAGGCAGCGGCTACCAAGGTGTTTGGGGTTTCGGAGTTTTCGCTGCGTTTTCCCGCCTGGCTGGCAACGCTTGCCATGGTATGGTTGGTTTGGCGACTGGCGCGGCAACTCTGGAGTGTTCAGGTGGCGCAGTGGAGCAGCCTGGTTTTCGCCACCATGGCCCTGACATACATCAGCGCCGGCGCGGTGATGACAGACGCCTTTTTGGCCCTGGGCACAACCCTTACGTTAGTCAGTTTCTGTTTGGTAATGATGGGGGAAGGCGGTCGGTGGCGCTGGCTTTTCTTTGTTGGCCTTGTGATTGGGCTGTTGTCCAAGGGGCCTTTGGCCCTGGTACTGGTCGGGATTCCCATCGTGTTGTGGTTATTGCTGTCATGGCGGGAGGCCGTCAACAATCTGAGGCGACTGCCTTGGTGGCGGGGCACCCTGATGACGGCCGTGCTGGCTTTCCCATGGTACATACTGGCCGAGTTAAAGACGCCGGGATTTCTGGACTACTTTATTATTGGTGAACATGTCCGCCGGTTTCTGGATCCGGGGTGGGCGGGTGATCTTTATGGCAGCGCCCATAATCAGCCAAAAGGTATGATCTGGATGTTCTGGTTGTGGGCCTCGTTCCCCTGGGGCATAGTCGCTTTGCTCAGCTTGGCACTGGTGTGGTTCAGGGGCAAAAGACACGGCATTGTAAGCAGGACACTATCGAACCCGGGCGTTAGCTTTTTGCTGGTAAGCGCACTGGCACCGATGCTGTTTTTCACGCTCGCAGGCAATACACTCTGGACTTATATACTGCCCTCATTGCCGTTTACTGCCATTTTGATCGGCCGCTGGGTGTCAGAATGTAAGCCTTTCTGGTTATCATCTGTGCGCGGTGGTTTGGTGGCGCTTGTGCCTGTCTTACTGACCGTGTTCGTGGGTGTCGCCACCATGGGCTGGACGCAGCTCAAAACAGAGAAGGAACTGGTAAGCTATTATGAGCAGGTCAGGGAAGCCGATGACAGCCCGTTGATCTATCTGGGCGATCTGCCATTTTCAGCCAGATTTTACTCAGGTGGAATGGCTCTGGAAGTCACGGGAGACGGTTTGGATGATTTGCCCGGTACTGACGCATTTCAACATCTGTATGTTGCAGTACCCCAAAAATGGTCAAGCGAAAAAGTGGTTGATTTATTACCGTCCGCCAGAAAAGTGATGGAAAATAAGCGCTATCAATTGCTGGTTATTGATGGATTACGCCGTGATCAGCAATCGGTGTCTGACACCAACGGAGTTCGCTCGGATGACATCTAA
- a CDS encoding LTA synthase family protein: protein MSIRSTTGHRPANPAMFALTSDALVNSLIINSTWSVAFAIYNLKHEADASARYGDMKMADILAEVRSAPWLSGSEFNSSPFPTLHSQTPVQQRQRPLNLVIVLEESLGATFVESFGGTPVTPRLEALKESGWWFENLYATGTRSVRGIEAVVSGYLPSPARSVVKLSLSQTEFFTLGELLKQKDYDTGFIYGGETHFDNMRSFFAGNGFDTIVGQQDYTAPSFTGSWGVSDEDLFAKVHEDIQKLHASGEPFFRLVFSSSNHTPFEYPDNRIEQYDEEKNTVNNAVKYADHALGQFIDTARNSAYWKDTVFLIVADHDARVWGDELVPIKNFQIPGLILGADIESRRIKTITSQVDLAPTLLSLMGITSKHPMVGRDLVRFPDQPGRAMMQFNDYYAWMDENYKVTVLRPDQKPLAGAYSRETGSTEYLEDVPEDMAVRKALAHALLPLELYRERAYGLPD from the coding sequence ATGTCCATTCGCTCCACCACTGGCCACCGCCCTGCCAACCCGGCAATGTTTGCGTTGACCTCCGATGCTCTGGTGAACTCGCTGATTATCAACTCTACCTGGTCCGTGGCGTTTGCAATCTACAATCTCAAGCACGAGGCAGACGCGAGTGCCCGGTATGGCGATATGAAAATGGCCGACATACTGGCCGAGGTCAGGAGTGCGCCCTGGCTCAGTGGCTCAGAATTTAACTCCAGTCCGTTCCCGACCCTGCATAGTCAAACCCCTGTGCAACAGAGACAGCGCCCTCTTAATTTAGTGATCGTTCTTGAGGAAAGCCTGGGTGCGACCTTTGTTGAATCGTTTGGTGGCACCCCGGTGACTCCTCGCCTGGAAGCATTGAAAGAATCCGGGTGGTGGTTCGAAAATTTGTACGCAACCGGTACAAGATCCGTTCGGGGTATTGAGGCCGTTGTGTCTGGATACCTTCCCTCACCGGCGCGCAGTGTGGTGAAACTATCACTATCACAAACCGAATTTTTTACGCTGGGCGAGCTGCTGAAACAAAAAGACTACGACACCGGGTTCATCTACGGCGGCGAAACCCATTTCGATAATATGCGCAGTTTTTTTGCTGGCAATGGCTTTGACACGATTGTTGGCCAACAGGATTATACCGCCCCCTCGTTTACCGGTAGCTGGGGGGTCAGCGATGAAGATCTGTTCGCAAAGGTCCATGAAGACATTCAAAAGCTGCATGCCTCCGGGGAACCCTTTTTCCGTCTGGTTTTCTCGTCGTCCAATCACACACCGTTTGAATATCCGGACAACAGAATTGAGCAGTACGACGAAGAGAAAAACACCGTCAATAACGCCGTCAAATACGCAGATCACGCCTTGGGTCAGTTCATAGATACCGCGCGGAACAGCGCCTATTGGAAAGACACGGTGTTTCTGATTGTTGCGGACCACGACGCCAGAGTTTGGGGCGATGAGCTGGTGCCCATAAAGAATTTTCAGATTCCGGGGCTGATACTCGGTGCGGACATTGAGAGCCGCCGTATTAAAACGATCACAAGCCAGGTTGATCTTGCACCAACGCTGCTTTCACTCATGGGCATTACGAGCAAGCACCCGATGGTAGGCCGTGACCTGGTGCGATTTCCGGACCAACCCGGTCGGGCGATGATGCAATTTAACGATTATTACGCCTGGATGGACGAAAACTATAAAGTGACGGTATTACGTCCCGACCAAAAGCCTTTGGCAGGGGCATATTCGCGGGAAACCGGGAGCACCGAATATCTGGAGGATGTACCCGAAGACATGGCCGTGAGAAAAGCGCTGGCCCACGCTCTACTCCCTTTGGAACTGTATCGCGAGCGGGCCTATGGGCTACCCGATTAA
- a CDS encoding sensor histidine kinase: MKSSLTARLVRTLFFLIAATTATSMLIVEVFVNDVEDTILRLELKAEAEYFAEQLQQGRFQTIKTAQLEAVFQPEGEADAVLPEYFRSLSLPFSREIEVGQTTLLIYGEQLEAPYGKLFLAKDITIMENRERLVLLVLVGVAGLMLLIGFFVARTGAQYLIRPFRKLTHEVLNTVPGASMEQIATDYRDQEFCDIAEAFNRFLSALEHHIEREKSFVKLASHELRTPLAVMSGALNVLEQRQSLSAPDQKTLARIRRAMQTMRDDTDVLLELARSEASEGDARTIVLQDIVQNTIDDLEHGNPAHAGRITVCNNNLELRVKTHPALVRMLLRNLLQNALRHTHAGVEVRMIENRISVRDFGPGLPSKITEHLSAIGAPSAITSTAGELSNTTFGLLIVRLVCERLGWELEIAQSDNRGTEFLIHLHNRA; the protein is encoded by the coding sequence ATGAAGTCGTCTTTGACCGCACGCCTGGTGCGAACGCTTTTTTTTCTGATTGCAGCCACCACAGCAACGTCGATGCTTATTGTCGAAGTGTTTGTTAATGACGTTGAGGACACTATTCTGCGTTTGGAGCTAAAGGCTGAAGCCGAGTATTTCGCGGAGCAACTTCAGCAAGGGCGTTTTCAGACCATTAAGACTGCGCAGCTTGAGGCTGTTTTTCAGCCAGAAGGCGAGGCAGACGCCGTGTTACCGGAATATTTCCGGAGCCTTTCCTTGCCATTTTCCCGGGAAATTGAAGTAGGGCAGACAACGCTGCTGATTTACGGCGAACAGCTGGAAGCGCCCTATGGCAAGCTCTTTCTGGCCAAAGACATCACCATCATGGAGAATCGTGAGAGATTGGTTCTGCTCGTCCTGGTGGGTGTGGCGGGTTTAATGCTGCTTATTGGCTTTTTCGTTGCCCGCACAGGAGCGCAGTACCTGATACGTCCTTTCAGAAAGCTAACCCACGAAGTACTGAACACAGTGCCCGGGGCCTCGATGGAGCAAATTGCCACGGACTATCGTGATCAGGAGTTTTGCGATATTGCCGAGGCGTTTAACCGTTTTCTATCTGCGCTTGAACACCATATCGAGCGGGAAAAATCGTTTGTGAAGCTGGCCAGCCATGAACTTCGTACGCCTCTGGCGGTGATGAGTGGCGCTTTGAATGTATTGGAACAACGCCAAAGCTTGTCGGCGCCTGATCAGAAAACCCTCGCCCGTATTCGTCGAGCCATGCAAACCATGCGCGACGATACCGACGTACTGCTTGAGCTTGCCCGCAGTGAGGCGTCCGAAGGCGACGCCAGAACCATTGTGCTGCAGGACATCGTTCAAAACACCATTGATGACCTGGAGCATGGAAATCCGGCTCACGCCGGGCGAATCACTGTCTGCAACAACAACCTTGAGCTGAGAGTTAAAACCCATCCCGCTTTGGTGCGAATGTTGCTCCGTAACCTGCTGCAGAATGCGCTAAGGCACACTCATGCCGGAGTGGAGGTTCGCATGATCGAAAACAGAATCTCGGTGCGAGACTTCGGCCCCGGGCTTCCTAGCAAAATAACGGAGCACTTGAGCGCTATCGGAGCGCCCAGTGCCATTACCTCCACGGCCGGAGAGCTCAGTAATACCACCTTTGGGTTGCTGATCGTTCGGTTGGTTTGTGAACGACTGGGCTGGGAGCTGGAAATCGCACAGTCAGACAACAGAGGAACGGAGTTCCTGATACACCTTCACAATCGTGCCTGA
- a CDS encoding GtrA family protein yields the protein MKQFLPLQLQGFIAAGGLATLFHWFVMAALIGAGLEPTLATASGSVSGAVLNYGLQRRLAFRNAGPHRVTLWRYIGSCFVAWLCNLVFFFLIHNVLTLSVPLSQVVTTALVAALNYIVYQRLVFHEQTR from the coding sequence ATGAAACAATTCTTACCGCTTCAATTGCAGGGGTTTATTGCCGCCGGCGGCCTTGCCACGCTGTTCCATTGGTTTGTGATGGCAGCTCTGATCGGCGCAGGCCTGGAGCCAACACTGGCAACCGCAAGTGGAAGCGTTTCTGGCGCCGTACTCAACTATGGCCTTCAACGCCGACTGGCATTCCGCAATGCCGGTCCCCACAGGGTAACGCTCTGGCGCTATATCGGCTCCTGCTTTGTTGCCTGGCTGTGCAATCTCGTCTTTTTCTTCCTGATCCATAACGTTCTGACACTTTCCGTACCGCTGTCACAAGTCGTAACCACAGCTCTTGTCGCTGCACTGAATTACATCGTCTACCAAAGGTTGGTCTTCCATGAACAAACGCGTTGA
- a CDS encoding phosphatidylglycerol lysyltransferase domain-containing protein has translation MLATMAVLGLFRPAFYRADSVSVFRLNGIWIVTTLALLAAVFWIGLFAYSHLPYRNVLWWDFTWHGDASRFLRASLVSAITLAVITFNSLMIGKASRKRLEPVPDVVRRLVAASEDSEASIALTGDKSFLVADDQSAFIAYADTGHSLIAKGDPVGNAIVARKLVWQFREMADRQGKRCAFYAVSLTYMEVFLDLSLSILKIGEVARVDLRGFTLDGSNRKALRQARNRSERDGYVFEVIPAVGLASSMAELRSISDAWLKSKQGEERGFSLGAFEEGYIANFDVAVLRSKAGEIIAFANLFKGSNVHELSFDLMRYRPGGSGFAMDALLAELMLWGAAQDYRWFSLGAAPFSGIENRQLAPIWNRIGGFVYEHGEHFYNFEGLRAFKEKFDPEWSPIYLATLADWLRPGFLMNSMC, from the coding sequence ATGCTTGCCACTATGGCCGTACTGGGGCTTTTTCGCCCGGCGTTTTATCGTGCTGACAGCGTATCGGTGTTCCGATTAAACGGGATCTGGATCGTTACCACGCTGGCCCTTTTGGCAGCGGTATTCTGGATCGGGCTTTTTGCCTATTCCCATTTACCGTATCGCAATGTGCTCTGGTGGGATTTTACCTGGCACGGGGACGCGTCACGATTCCTGCGGGCCAGTCTTGTGAGTGCGATTACTCTGGCTGTGATCACGTTCAACTCTTTGATGATCGGTAAGGCCAGCCGCAAGCGATTGGAGCCGGTTCCCGATGTGGTACGCAGACTCGTTGCTGCCAGTGAAGATTCCGAGGCGAGCATTGCGCTGACGGGGGACAAGTCATTTCTCGTTGCCGATGATCAGAGCGCTTTCATCGCGTATGCCGACACCGGCCATTCGCTGATTGCGAAGGGCGATCCGGTAGGTAATGCGATAGTGGCCAGGAAACTTGTCTGGCAATTTCGTGAAATGGCCGACCGACAGGGAAAACGATGCGCCTTCTATGCGGTATCGCTGACCTACATGGAGGTCTTTCTAGATCTTAGCCTGTCGATCCTCAAAATCGGAGAGGTAGCGCGGGTTGACCTGCGCGGGTTCACGCTCGACGGCTCAAACAGGAAAGCGTTACGCCAGGCACGCAACCGTTCCGAGCGCGACGGTTACGTGTTTGAAGTGATTCCTGCGGTCGGGCTTGCTTCATCAATGGCTGAGTTGCGATCGATCTCAGATGCATGGCTCAAAAGTAAACAGGGAGAAGAGAGGGGGTTTTCGCTTGGGGCCTTCGAAGAAGGCTATATCGCCAATTTCGACGTGGCCGTATTGCGCAGTAAGGCGGGCGAGATTATCGCTTTCGCTAATCTCTTCAAGGGCTCTAACGTGCATGAATTGTCATTCGATCTTATGCGTTATCGTCCCGGCGGTTCCGGGTTCGCGATGGATGCGCTGCTCGCGGAGCTCATGCTCTGGGGTGCAGCCCAGGATTATCGCTGGTTCTCACTGGGTGCCGCGCCCTTTTCGGGCATAGAAAACCGTCAATTGGCACCCATCTGGAACCGCATTGGCGGCTTCGTCTACGAGCACGGCGAACATTTTTACAATTTCGAAGGGCTCAGGGCCTTTAAAGAGAAATTTGATCCGGAGTGGAGCCCGATTTATCTGGCCACCCTGGCGGACTGGCTGCGCCCAGGATTCTTAATGAACTCAATGTGCTGA
- a CDS encoding glycosyltransferase family 2 protein — translation MNKRVEFPVLPFDGPLDKPLLSLVVPLFNERPMLPPFFDRVLPVLAKLDLRWEVVLIDDGSDDGSAQYIRSVIDRTPGVRLVKLSRNFGKEAAMTAGMEHARGDAVIVLDADLQDPPEQIPAMVECWQSGVDVVLMQRRSRAGETVFKRWSAHLFYRLLNWTSRTNIPVDTGDFRLMSRKAVNALLVLTERNRYMKGLFAWIGMPTQVIQYDRESRVAGETKWDYPGLVGLALEGLTSFSISPLRWATVIGLIAASMGAVFGLWIVVKAIMLGDATSGYPSLVAIISFLGGIQLMSVGIVGEYVGKTYMESKQRPVYLTEEVVESRDGLRQQVNQKMTETRHVKAV, via the coding sequence ATGAACAAACGCGTTGAATTCCCTGTTTTACCGTTTGATGGCCCGCTTGATAAGCCGCTGCTATCACTGGTGGTGCCGCTTTTCAACGAGCGCCCGATGCTGCCACCATTCTTCGACCGGGTTTTACCTGTGCTTGCCAAGCTGGATCTACGCTGGGAAGTTGTGCTGATTGATGATGGCAGTGACGATGGCAGTGCCCAGTACATTCGCAGTGTTATCGACCGAACGCCCGGCGTCCGCCTTGTCAAACTGAGCCGGAATTTCGGCAAGGAAGCTGCAATGACGGCGGGGATGGAACACGCAAGGGGCGATGCGGTGATCGTGCTGGACGCTGATCTGCAAGATCCGCCCGAGCAGATTCCGGCTATGGTCGAATGCTGGCAATCTGGTGTTGACGTTGTTCTGATGCAGCGTCGTTCACGGGCGGGCGAAACCGTTTTCAAACGCTGGAGTGCACACCTTTTTTACCGTTTGCTGAACTGGACCAGTCGAACCAATATTCCGGTGGATACCGGCGATTTCCGGTTGATGAGCCGCAAAGCCGTTAACGCTCTGTTGGTGCTGACGGAGCGCAATCGTTATATGAAAGGGTTGTTTGCCTGGATTGGCATGCCTACTCAGGTTATCCAGTACGACCGTGAATCGCGAGTGGCCGGGGAGACGAAATGGGATTACCCAGGGCTGGTAGGCCTGGCTCTTGAAGGGCTGACTTCTTTTTCTATTTCACCGTTGCGCTGGGCGACTGTGATCGGGCTCATTGCCGCCAGTATGGGCGCGGTCTTCGGACTGTGGATCGTGGTTAAGGCCATCATGCTGGGCGATGCGACCAGCGGTTATCCCTCGCTTGTGGCCATTATCAGTTTTTTGGGGGGTATTCAGCTGATGAGCGTAGGCATCGTGGGCGAATACGTCGGTAAGACCTATATGGAGTCAAAGCAGCGGCCGGTCTACCTGACAGAGGAAGTCGTTGAAAGTCGGGATGGCCTGCGCCAACAGGTTAACCAAAAAATGACGGAGACGCGTCATGTCAAAGCGGTTTAA
- a CDS encoding response regulator transcription factor produces the protein MDYAVISNRCLTPTEFARMTSNQDSLQASLQNFSQVSRKVPAQSPLRLLIIEDQVDLAENLFEFLGEDRYSLDFAADGLTALHLLATQSYDVIVLDLMLPGVNGYDICRRIRQDLQCQTPVILMTALSALSDKEKGFDCGADDYLVKPFELRELQLRIDALHRRHSPQRPVLTAGDMRFDPGTLEVKLRGSKTTLSGTPARLFELLMRAYPSFLSHEALTDAVWGAHHGETEGNSLRTHIYTLRKSLHAGLGNGLVKTIHGRGYSLEVPATGNPETP, from the coding sequence ATGGATTACGCCGTGATCAGCAATCGGTGTCTGACACCAACGGAGTTCGCTCGGATGACATCTAATCAAGATTCTCTCCAGGCTTCCTTACAAAACTTTAGCCAAGTTTCTCGGAAGGTTCCTGCTCAGTCTCCTCTCAGGCTGCTGATCATCGAAGACCAGGTCGATCTGGCTGAAAACCTGTTTGAGTTTCTGGGTGAAGATCGCTACAGCCTGGATTTTGCGGCGGACGGTTTAACGGCTTTGCACCTGCTGGCAACGCAAAGCTATGACGTGATAGTTCTTGACCTGATGCTACCCGGCGTCAATGGTTATGATATTTGTCGGCGTATCCGTCAAGACCTGCAATGCCAAACCCCAGTCATTTTGATGACGGCACTCAGCGCCCTTAGCGACAAGGAAAAAGGCTTTGATTGCGGCGCGGATGATTACCTGGTGAAGCCGTTTGAACTGCGCGAACTCCAGCTAAGAATCGATGCTCTGCATCGGCGCCATTCACCGCAAAGGCCGGTTTTAACGGCTGGCGATATGAGGTTCGATCCGGGTACTCTGGAAGTGAAGCTGCGTGGATCAAAAACGACCTTGTCTGGCACTCCGGCCCGCCTGTTTGAGTTGTTGATGCGGGCGTATCCGAGCTTTCTCAGCCACGAGGCGTTAACCGATGCGGTATGGGGCGCTCACCATGGAGAAACCGAGGGCAACAGTCTTCGCACCCATATCTATACGCTTCGAAAATCCTTGCATGCAGGCTTGGGCAATGGGCTGGTAAAAACAATTCATGGGCGGGGGTACAGCCTGGAAGTGCCAGCAACAGGGAATCCTGAAACGCCATGA